From the Ensifer adhaerens genome, the window TGACCGAGGAAGAGAAGCGCCTGATCGAATCGCTTGGCGGTTTCGACAAGCTGATGGAAACCCTACGCCAGCGGCTGCGCGAACAGCAGGGCCGGCATCAGGGCGGCTCGAAATGGATCGGCACCGCCGGCACCTCGCCCTTCGGCGCCTATGGCTACAATCCCGAGGGCGTCAGGATCGGCCAGGACCAGTCGCGCCACCGCCGCGCCGTCAAGGTCTGGGACCGGCGTGAGTTTAGGGATTATGACGACACGGTCGAACTCGGTACCCGCAACATCAAGGTCGCACTGAAAAGGCTCCGGCGCTGGGTGCGCCAGGGTGCCGCCGACGAACTCGACCTCTCCGGCACGATCCGCGCCACCGCCGAACACGGCTACCTCGACGTGGTGACGAGGCCGGAGCGCCGCAATGCGGTAAAGCTTCTGATGTTCTTCGACATCGGCGGCTCGATGGACGATCATATCCGCATCGTCGAGGAGTTGTTTTCAGCGGCTCGCAGCGAGTTCCGCCACATGGAGCATTTCTACTTCCACAATTGCGTCTATGAGGGCCTGTGGAAGGACAATCGCCGCCGCCGTGTCGACATTACCCGTACGACGGAAGTGCTGCGCACCTATGGCGGCGACTATCGCGCCATCTTCGTCGGCGACGCCTCGATGAGCCCCTATGAGATCAGCCACCCCGGCGGCTCGGTCGAGCACTGGAACGACGAGGCCGGCGCCCTCTGGCTCTCACGTCTGACAGCACATTTTCCGCGCTCCATCTGGCTCAATCCCGTGCCCGAACAGCACTGGGGCTATACCCAGTCGATCACGATGGTGAAGAGCCTGTTCGAGGGACGCATGTTCCCCTTGACGCTCGCCGGCCTGCAGGAGGCCACCAAGCAGCTGTCGCGCTGACATGACTGCCGAGAGGTCGCTGTAGCACCTTGAATAGCTGGATGTTTTTGCTCTCAGGCCGGAGACGGCGCCAGGCCGCATTTAGTATGATTTTCCGGTTGCCGTGCCCTTGGAAATGACGCAGGTTGCTGCGATCGCACCGCTGCATGTTTCCTGGATCCTAACCGAGCCAAGGACAAAACATGCAGCAATTCTGAAGTGTACAGCGACCTTTGCGCGTCTGGGGAGACGCGCGGCGCTGTAGTGGGAGCCAGCGGTGAATATGCATCAGAACACGGAAATCTTCGGCCACCTGCCATCCGGCGAGCCGGTCCATCGTGTGGTGCTCTCCGGAGGCGGGCTCACCGCCCATGTGCTCACCTGGGGGTCGGTGATCCAGGATCTCCGCCTGGAAGGCCATGAGCCGCCGCTGGTGCTCGGTTTCACCGATCTCGAAAGCTACCTCGCCCACTCGCCCTATCTCGGCGCCACGCCCGGGCGCTGCGCAAACCGCATCGGAAACGGACGCTTCACGCTCGATGGCGAGACCTACCAGCTCGAATTGAACGAGAAGGGCGTCACGCACCTGCACGGCGGCAGCGACAACATCGGTAAGCGCAACTGGACGATCACCCGACAGACGCCCGACAGCGTCACGCTCGCAATTACCGACCCGGACGGCCGGGCCGGCTATCCCGGCAATTGCAAGGTCACCTGCACCTACGCGCTGAAGCCCGATGGCGTCTTGAGTGTCGTCTACGAGAGCAGTACGGACCGGGCGACGCTCGCCAATGTCTGCCAGCACAGCTACTTCAATCTGGACGGCGGCGCCGACGCGCTCGGCCACGACATCATGATCGCCGCCGATCATTACCTGCCGACCACCGAACGCCAGGTGCCGACGGGCGAGATCCGCGCGGTCGAGGGCACCGCCTTCGATCTCAGGGAAATGACGCCGCTTCGCCGCCAGACCGAAGGTGATCGCATCGCCTACGACCACAATTTCTGCCTTTCGAGCGAACCCATGGCGAAGCACTCGGTGGCGTTTGCCCGCAGCATCAATTCTGGCGTGACGCTCGAAGTGCTCACGACGGAACCGGGCGTGCAGCTCTATACTGGCGCCAAGCTCGACATCCCCGTCCCCGGCCTCGAGGGACGCCGTTACGGCCCCTTCGCCGGTTTCTGCCTGGAAACCCAGATCTGGCCGGATGCGGCCAACCACGCCGGCTTCCCGAGCGCAGTGCTGCGCCCCGGCGAGATCCGCCGGCAGGAAACGGACTACGTGTTCATGAAGAGCTGAGCGCGCTCGCGCGCACGTGCTGACAATCTGCAATGAATGAAAGGCGGGGAAGCGGCCGAAAGGACTGCCTCCCCAAAATACCGGCGTTGTGTTCGGCAGAGCGCCCGTATTCGCACGGCACAGTGTCCGGTCGCGAAGCGCTGGTCGCCTGACGGCAAATGCCGTTCATTTCGAAAACAACTGTGAAATGAAGTGGTTGGGAGAAATTGGAGCGGGTGAGGCGATTCGAACGCCCGACCCCAACCTTGGCAAGGTTGTGCTCTACCCCTGAGCTACACCCGCTCATAATCCAAGGTCCGGGGGTAGTCGGTGGACCGTGGCGTCGGCGCTGTCTTGCGGCGACGGGCGGTATATGGCCTAAGCGATTTTGGAATGCAACAGGGAAATGACGAGAAATCGAATATTTTTTTGGAGCCCCTTCGCAAAGCCCGGAAATGCCGCGTTTTCGGCTAGGCTCGCCGCCTGTGAGATTGCGCCGTGACGGGCTTCTCCCCTAAAGCAGATGCGAAACGAGTGCCCAAGGGATGAGAATCATGAGTGAATCACAGCCGAAGACCGCCGAAGACCTCTTCCGCTTTCTCGATCAGCTCGGGATCGACCATAAAACCAAGAACCACGAGCCGGTGTTCACCGTCGCCGAATCGGTGGCGCTTCGTGACGAGATGCCCGGTGGCCATACGAAAAACCTTTTCGTGAAGGACAAGAAGGACAACTACTTCCTGCTCACCGTCGAAGAGCACGCGACGGTGGACCTCAAGACCATCCACCAGGTGATCGGCGCGGCAAGCAAGGTTTCCTTCGGCAAACCGGAGAAGCTGATGGAATATCTCGGCGTCATTCCGGGTGCGGTGACCGCGTTCGGCGCGATCAACGACACTAAGGGCAACGTCAAGGTCATCCTCGACGAGGCGCTGATGACGTTCGATATCGTCAACTGCCACCCGCTCTCCAACGACGCGACGACCGCGATCGCAACGAAGGATCTGCTGCGCTTCATGGAAGCGACCGGACACGAACCGCTTGTCTTGAAAGTCACGGCCTGACATACGATCTTTGGCGCGAATGCAGTAAGCTGGCAGACGAGCCGGCGAGGAGAGAAGAATGACGGGCAGCGACAATCCCTATGCAGGGTCTTTCGGCACTCAGATGACGGCCTCGGCCTCCTTCGGCCAGCCGGCGCCGGCGGCCGCGTCGGGCGGCGACCTGATCAAGGAAACCACCACTGCCAACTTCACCAAGGACGTGCTCGAAGCCTCCAGGCAGCAGCCGGTTCTCGTCGATTTCTGGGCGCCCTGGTGCGGCCCCTGCAAGCAGCTGACCCCCGTGATCGAAAAGGTGGTCACGGAAGCCGCAGGCCGCGTCAAGCTCGTCAAGATGAACATCGACGATCATCCCTCGATCGCCGGTCAGCTCGGCATCCAGTCGATCCCCGCCGTCATCGCCTTTGTCGGCGGTCGCCCGGTCGATGGTTTCATGGGCGCCGTACCGGAAAGCCAGATCAAGCAATTCATCGAAAAGATCGCCGGCCCCGCCGTCGACGACAGCAAGGCAGAGATCGAGGCGGTTCTCGTGGATGCCAAGGCGCTCATCGATGCCGGCGACGCCCAGAACGCCGCAGGCCTCTATGGCGCCGTGCTGCAGGCCGATCCCGAAAACGTCGTGGCGATCGCCGGCATGATCGATTGCATGATCACGCTCGGCCAGGTCGCGGAAGCCCGCGAAGCGCTCTCCGGCCTGCCGGAAGACCTTGCCAAGGACGCAGGCATTGCGGCGATCGGCAAGAAGCTCGACCAGATCGAGGAAGCCCGCAAGCTCGGCGATCCCAACGAGTTCGAACGGCGTCTCGCCGCAAATCCCGATGATCACGAGGCGCGCGTGCTGCTCGCCAAGATTCGCAATGTCGAAGGCGACCGGAT encodes:
- a CDS encoding vWA domain-containing protein, producing the protein MFIPFFLELKAAKVPVTLREFLSLIEGMEAGIATFDVEAFYYLARAALVKDERHIDRFDRVFQHCFSGLEAVNPIEAGEEAVIPEDWLRRLAEKHLTEEEKRLIESLGGFDKLMETLRQRLREQQGRHQGGSKWIGTAGTSPFGAYGYNPEGVRIGQDQSRHRRAVKVWDRREFRDYDDTVELGTRNIKVALKRLRRWVRQGAADELDLSGTIRATAEHGYLDVVTRPERRNAVKLLMFFDIGGSMDDHIRIVEELFSAARSEFRHMEHFYFHNCVYEGLWKDNRRRRVDITRTTEVLRTYGGDYRAIFVGDASMSPYEISHPGGSVEHWNDEAGALWLSRLTAHFPRSIWLNPVPEQHWGYTQSITMVKSLFEGRMFPLTLAGLQEATKQLSR
- a CDS encoding aldose epimerase family protein, which codes for MHQNTEIFGHLPSGEPVHRVVLSGGGLTAHVLTWGSVIQDLRLEGHEPPLVLGFTDLESYLAHSPYLGATPGRCANRIGNGRFTLDGETYQLELNEKGVTHLHGGSDNIGKRNWTITRQTPDSVTLAITDPDGRAGYPGNCKVTCTYALKPDGVLSVVYESSTDRATLANVCQHSYFNLDGGADALGHDIMIAADHYLPTTERQVPTGEIRAVEGTAFDLREMTPLRRQTEGDRIAYDHNFCLSSEPMAKHSVAFARSINSGVTLEVLTTEPGVQLYTGAKLDIPVPGLEGRRYGPFAGFCLETQIWPDAANHAGFPSAVLRPGEIRRQETDYVFMKS
- a CDS encoding prolyl-tRNA synthetase associated domain-containing protein; this encodes MSESQPKTAEDLFRFLDQLGIDHKTKNHEPVFTVAESVALRDEMPGGHTKNLFVKDKKDNYFLLTVEEHATVDLKTIHQVIGAASKVSFGKPEKLMEYLGVIPGAVTAFGAINDTKGNVKVILDEALMTFDIVNCHPLSNDATTAIATKDLLRFMEATGHEPLVLKVTA
- the trxA gene encoding thioredoxin; the protein is MTGSDNPYAGSFGTQMTASASFGQPAPAAASGGDLIKETTTANFTKDVLEASRQQPVLVDFWAPWCGPCKQLTPVIEKVVTEAAGRVKLVKMNIDDHPSIAGQLGIQSIPAVIAFVGGRPVDGFMGAVPESQIKQFIEKIAGPAVDDSKAEIEAVLVDAKALIDAGDAQNAAGLYGAVLQADPENVVAIAGMIDCMITLGQVAEAREALSGLPEDLAKDAGIAAIGKKLDQIEEARKLGDPNEFERRLAANPDDHEARVLLAKIRNVEGDRMAAADHLLTIMKRDRAFDDDGARRELLSFFEVWGPKDPATIAARRKLSSILFS